Sequence from the Thermogemmatispora onikobensis genome:
GCCAGCGGGGACCTTGCTCCCCTGGCCCACCTGGCGCTAGTCCTGGTAGGAGAGGGAGAGGCCTGGTATCGTGGGAGACGCCTGCCTGGAGCCCAGGCCCTGGCTGAGGCCGGTCTGCGGCCGCTCCGTCTTGAAGCAAAAGAAGGGTTGGCCCTGATCAATGGCACCCATCTGATGGAGGCCAGCGCTATTCTGGCCCTGGAAGATGCCTGGACCTTACTCCAGACGGCGGAAGTAGCCTGTGCCCTGAGCGTTGAAGCCCTGATGGGCAGCCATGTGCCTTTTGATGAGCGCATTCAGCGCCTGCGCAATCAGCGAGGCCAGCAAGAGAGCGCCGGGCATCTGCGCCGTCTGCTGGCCAACAGCGAAATTAAACGCAGTCATGAGGACTGTCCCCGGGTGCAGGACCCCTATACCCTGCGCTGCGCCCCCCAGGTCTTTGGGGCCGTCCGCGACGCCCTGGAGTACTGCAGAGCGGTCTTTGAGCACGAACTGGGGGCGGTGACAGACAATCCGCTCATTTTCCCTGATGAGGGGGAGGTGCTCACAGGCGGGAATTTCCACGGCCAGCCTCTGGCCCTGGCCCTCGATGTGCTGGCGCTAGCCCTGACTCAGCTCGCAAGCTTTGCGGAGCGGCGGATCTATCTCCTGATGGGGCCGCACGATTGGGATGACCAGGGAGCCCCGCTCTTCTTGACACCCGAGCCTGGCCTCAATTCGGGCCTGATGCTCACCCAGTATGTGGCGGCGGCCCTGGTCAATGAGATGAAGGTGCTGGCGCATCCGGCCAGCATTGACTCGCTCCCAACCTCGGCGGGGACGGAGGATTTTGTCAGTATGGGCGTGACAGCGGCCCACAAGACGCGCCGTATCCTGGCGCTGGCGCAACAGGTGGTGGCTATCGAATTGCTCTGCGGAGCCCAGCTTTTGGAGTTTCGCCGCCCTCTGCGCGCTGGCGAGGGCGTAGAGCAGGCTTTTGCGCTCGTGCGGACCTATGTGCCAAAACTGGAGCGCGATCGCCCGCCTGCTCCTGATATTGAGCAGCTGGCTCGCGCGGTGCGGGAAGGCGTGTTTGCCCAACTCTAGAACCCGGCGAAGGAAGCAGACCCTGCACCTCTGATCAGACGGAGGCCCTGTCTTCTGTTTCACGTGAAACCAGTGCCGCCTTCTCTTTCGAGAGGGCGCAACGTTTCACGTGAAACAGTGCCAGCGGGAG
This genomic interval carries:
- the hutH gene encoding histidine ammonia-lyase; the encoded protein is MKNHMTHHHQTNLRSAPLVLNGQALTPAEVCGVARRLVPVQLGPEAEVRIQRARALIERIVAEDRKVYGVTTGFGHLSRVRIKHEQVLDLQYNLLRSHAAGLGEPLDEETTRAMMLLLAASLARGHSGVRVEVVRLLIDLLNARLHPIVPSRGSVGASGDLAPLAHLALVLVGEGEAWYRGRRLPGAQALAEAGLRPLRLEAKEGLALINGTHLMEASAILALEDAWTLLQTAEVACALSVEALMGSHVPFDERIQRLRNQRGQQESAGHLRRLLANSEIKRSHEDCPRVQDPYTLRCAPQVFGAVRDALEYCRAVFEHELGAVTDNPLIFPDEGEVLTGGNFHGQPLALALDVLALALTQLASFAERRIYLLMGPHDWDDQGAPLFLTPEPGLNSGLMLTQYVAAALVNEMKVLAHPASIDSLPTSAGTEDFVSMGVTAAHKTRRILALAQQVVAIELLCGAQLLEFRRPLRAGEGVEQAFALVRTYVPKLERDRPPAPDIEQLARAVREGVFAQL